One part of the Janthinobacterium sp. 17J80-10 genome encodes these proteins:
- the chrA gene encoding chromate efflux transporter has protein sequence MSTPALPAVVTLAEAFRYWLKLGFISFGGPAGQIALMHAELVEKRRWISEQRFLHALNYCMLLPGPEATQLAVYIGWLMHRTRGGIIAGVLFVLPSLLILIALSWIYLAFGHVNVVAGILYGIKPAVVAIVLAAAWRIGSRTLKNGWLIGIATAAFLAIAALQIPFPIIVLAAALAGAIGGRVAPAVFKIGGGHPSTGQHTDFGPALIDDDTPTPAHARFSWSKLIRVAATGIGLAAASWGFLAATSGAAAPLAQMGWFFTKAAMLTFGGAYAVLPYVYQGGVETYQWLTPAQMIDGLALGETTPGPLIMIVAFVGFVGGWTKALFGADSLLLAGAMGACVATWFTFLPSFIFILAGGPLVEATRNNIRLTAPLTAISAAVVGVILSLAVFFAEHVFRLSSPVLQWDYAAMAIAGGACLALFRYKLGTIRLLFACAIAGLVVSYLR, from the coding sequence ATGAGCACTCCTGCCCTGCCCGCTGTCGTCACGCTTGCCGAGGCCTTTCGTTACTGGCTCAAGCTGGGCTTCATCAGTTTTGGCGGTCCGGCAGGGCAAATCGCCCTGATGCATGCCGAGCTGGTGGAAAAGCGCCGCTGGATCTCCGAGCAGCGCTTCCTGCATGCCCTGAACTACTGCATGCTGCTGCCGGGACCGGAGGCGACCCAGTTGGCCGTCTATATTGGCTGGCTGATGCATCGCACGCGCGGGGGTATCATTGCCGGCGTGCTGTTCGTGCTGCCGTCGCTGCTGATCCTGATCGCGTTATCCTGGATTTACCTTGCGTTCGGCCATGTGAATGTCGTGGCAGGAATTCTTTACGGCATCAAGCCTGCGGTCGTTGCCATCGTGCTGGCCGCGGCGTGGCGCATTGGCTCGCGCACGCTCAAGAATGGCTGGCTGATCGGGATCGCCACAGCGGCTTTCCTGGCGATTGCCGCCCTGCAGATCCCCTTCCCCATCATTGTCCTGGCTGCTGCGCTGGCGGGCGCCATCGGTGGCCGCGTCGCACCGGCGGTCTTCAAGATCGGCGGCGGCCACCCGTCAACCGGACAGCACACCGACTTTGGCCCCGCGCTGATCGATGACGATACGCCCACACCGGCCCATGCGCGTTTTTCCTGGAGCAAGCTGATCCGGGTTGCCGCTACCGGCATTGGCCTGGCGGCAGCAAGCTGGGGCTTCCTGGCGGCCACGTCCGGTGCCGCCGCGCCGCTGGCACAGATGGGATGGTTTTTCACCAAGGCAGCTATGCTCACCTTTGGCGGCGCCTACGCGGTGCTGCCTTATGTGTATCAAGGCGGGGTGGAAACTTACCAGTGGCTGACTCCTGCGCAAATGATCGATGGACTCGCCCTGGGGGAAACCACGCCGGGGCCGCTGATCATGATCGTCGCCTTCGTCGGTTTCGTCGGCGGCTGGACCAAAGCGCTTTTCGGCGCCGATAGCCTGCTGCTGGCCGGCGCAATGGGTGCCTGCGTGGCAACCTGGTTTACGTTTCTGCCTTCCTTTATTTTCATCCTCGCCGGCGGCCCGCTGGTCGAGGCCACGCGCAACAATATTCGCCTGACGGCGCCGCTCACCGCCATCTCTGCGGCCGTCGTCGGCGTCATCCTCAGCCTTGCGGTATTTTTCGCGGAACATGTGTTCCGCCTGTCATCGCCAGTGCTGCAATGGGATTACGCTGCCATGGCGATTGCCGGGGGCGCATGCCTTGCCCTATTCCGTTACAAGCTGGGGACGATACGCTTGCTGTTTGCCTGTGCAATTGCCGGGCTCGTGGTATCTTACCTGCGTTAA
- a CDS encoding ABC transporter substrate-binding protein, with product MAFAVGSVQAQDVKPLRIGVMTDMTGQFSHEAGQGAVNAVKMAVQDFGGKVLGRPIEVIVNDHLNKPDIAATKAREWFDTQNVRMINNLINSGVALSVMGVAKEKNAIAIVNGSGSSRITGDACTPNSIHYAYDTWALANGTGSEIVKQGGDTWYFLTADYAFGHALEADTAAAVKAKGGKVVGSIRHPANTSDYSSFLLQAQGSKAKVIGLAGSGTGFINTVKSAYEFGVTKSGKQAIAGLLVWITDVDAMGLEIAQGLTLTNGFYWDRDEETRKWSKRFFDMTKRMPTMGDAGDYSSTLHYLNAVKAAGTDDTAAVMAKMKSTPINDMFAKNGRIRVDGRMVHDMYVYQVKKPSESKYPWDYYKLKAVIPAEQAFRPLNEGGCPLVKG from the coding sequence ATGGCTTTCGCCGTTGGCAGCGTCCAGGCGCAGGATGTCAAACCCTTGCGCATAGGCGTGATGACGGATATGACCGGCCAGTTTTCCCATGAGGCCGGACAGGGCGCCGTCAATGCCGTGAAAATGGCAGTGCAGGATTTCGGCGGCAAGGTGCTGGGGCGGCCGATCGAAGTGATCGTCAACGATCATCTGAACAAGCCGGATATTGCTGCCACCAAGGCGCGTGAGTGGTTCGATACCCAGAATGTGCGCATGATCAATAACCTGATCAACTCCGGCGTGGCGCTTTCGGTGATGGGCGTTGCCAAGGAAAAGAATGCCATCGCCATCGTCAATGGTTCCGGTTCCTCACGCATCACGGGCGATGCCTGCACCCCCAATAGCATTCACTACGCCTATGACACCTGGGCGCTGGCAAACGGTACCGGTAGCGAGATCGTCAAGCAGGGTGGCGATACCTGGTATTTCCTGACGGCGGATTATGCATTTGGGCATGCGCTGGAGGCAGATACGGCAGCGGCAGTCAAGGCAAAAGGCGGCAAGGTGGTGGGCTCCATTCGCCATCCAGCCAACACGTCGGACTATTCCTCCTTCCTGCTGCAGGCTCAGGGCTCCAAGGCGAAAGTGATTGGTCTGGCAGGTTCCGGTACCGGCTTCATCAATACCGTCAAGTCGGCTTACGAATTTGGCGTAACCAAGTCGGGCAAGCAAGCGATTGCCGGCTTGCTGGTGTGGATTACCGATGTCGATGCCATGGGCCTGGAAATCGCCCAGGGCCTGACGCTCACCAACGGCTTTTACTGGGACCGTGATGAGGAAACCCGCAAATGGTCGAAGCGCTTCTTCGACATGACCAAGCGCATGCCGACCATGGGTGACGCTGGCGACTATTCCTCAACCCTGCATTACCTGAATGCGGTGAAGGCCGCTGGCACCGACGATACCGCCGCCGTGATGGCGAAAATGAAGTCGACGCCGATCAACGACATGTTCGCCAAGAATGGGCGAATTCGCGTGGATGGACGCATGGTGCATGACATGTATGTCTACCAGGTCAAGAAGCCGTCTGAATCGAAGTACCCGTGGGATTACTACAAGCTGAAAGCAGTGATTCCGGCGGAGCAGGCTTTCCGTCCTCTCAATGAAGGTGGTTGCCCGCTCGTCAAGGGGTAG
- the gabD gene encoding NADP-dependent succinate-semialdehyde dehydrogenase, whose product MKQADFSGIRLKDPALLRHQCYIDGAWVNADQGGTIVVENPANGAAIGAVPKMGRTETRRAIDAAAAALHAWQAKTGKERASILRKWFDLLLENQEDLAVIMTTEQGKPLAESRGEIAYAASYVEWFAEEAKRVYGDTIPAPTPDRRIVVIKQPVGVCAAITPWNFPAAMITRKAAPALAAGCTMVVKPASQTPFSALALCVLAERAGIPKGVLSCVTGSATEIGAELTANPTVRKLTFTGSTEIGKLLMQQCAATVKKTSMELGGNAPFIVFDDADLDAAVKGAMIAKYRNAGQTCVCANRILVQDGVYDQFVERFAKAVSALKVGDGLESGTVIGPLIDANAVGKAEEHVADAVQKGGRVVVGGKRHDLGGNFYAPTILADATPDMAIFREETFSPVAPIFRFQTEEEAIRMANDTEFGLASYFYGRDIGRVWRVAEALEYGMVGINEGLISTELAPFGGIKESGNGREGSKYGIDDYLEIKYLCLGGI is encoded by the coding sequence ATGAAACAAGCTGATTTCTCCGGCATTCGCCTGAAAGACCCGGCATTGCTGCGGCACCAGTGCTATATCGATGGCGCCTGGGTCAATGCCGATCAAGGTGGAACCATCGTCGTGGAGAACCCGGCAAATGGCGCTGCCATCGGCGCCGTGCCAAAAATGGGGCGCACCGAGACGCGCCGCGCGATTGATGCGGCAGCGGCCGCCTTGCATGCCTGGCAAGCAAAAACCGGGAAGGAACGCGCATCGATCTTGCGCAAATGGTTCGATCTGCTGCTCGAAAACCAGGAAGATCTTGCCGTCATCATGACGACCGAACAAGGCAAGCCGCTGGCCGAGAGCCGTGGCGAAATCGCCTATGCTGCGTCCTATGTGGAATGGTTTGCCGAGGAAGCCAAGCGGGTGTATGGCGACACTATCCCGGCACCCACGCCGGATCGCCGGATTGTTGTTATCAAGCAGCCCGTCGGCGTATGTGCGGCAATTACTCCCTGGAACTTCCCCGCAGCAATGATTACCCGCAAGGCGGCGCCTGCGCTTGCGGCCGGCTGCACCATGGTGGTCAAGCCAGCCAGTCAGACGCCGTTCTCGGCGCTGGCCTTGTGCGTACTGGCCGAGCGCGCTGGCATTCCCAAAGGTGTGCTGTCTTGCGTCACCGGTTCGGCAACGGAAATCGGCGCAGAGCTGACGGCCAATCCCACCGTGCGCAAGCTCACCTTTACCGGCTCGACCGAGATCGGCAAGCTGCTCATGCAGCAATGCGCCGCGACTGTCAAAAAGACCTCCATGGAACTGGGCGGGAACGCCCCTTTCATCGTCTTTGATGACGCCGACCTTGATGCCGCGGTCAAGGGCGCGATGATCGCCAAGTATCGCAACGCCGGGCAGACCTGCGTGTGCGCCAACCGGATCCTGGTGCAGGACGGCGTGTATGACCAGTTTGTCGAACGCTTTGCCAAGGCAGTCAGCGCCCTGAAGGTTGGCGACGGACTGGAATCCGGCACGGTCATTGGTCCTTTGATCGACGCCAATGCGGTGGGCAAGGCCGAGGAACACGTCGCCGATGCTGTACAAAAGGGCGGGCGGGTTGTTGTCGGAGGCAAGCGTCATGACCTGGGCGGCAATTTCTATGCGCCGACCATCCTCGCTGATGCAACGCCGGACATGGCAATCTTTCGGGAAGAAACTTTCAGCCCTGTTGCCCCGATTTTCCGTTTCCAGACCGAAGAAGAGGCAATCCGCATGGCCAACGATACCGAATTCGGACTGGCCTCCTACTTCTACGGGCGAGATATCGGTCGTGTGTGGCGTGTGGCCGAAGCGCTGGAATATGGCATGGTCGGCATCAACGAAGGCTTGATTTCGACCGAACTGGCACCTTTTGGGGGCATCAAGGAAAGTGGCAATGGCCGCGAAGGGTCAAAATACGGTATCGACGATTATCTGGAGATCAAATACCTGTGCCTGGGAGGGATCTGA
- the moaA gene encoding GTP 3',8-cyclase MoaA → MTEKFIPVADLRHRAALPVVPAQPQAPVGMLADTRNRPLRDLRISVTDRCNFRCVYCMPKQVFDKDYQYLPHADLLSFEEIARVARLFVAHGVDKLRLTGGEPLLRKNLEKLIAMLAELKTPDGRALDLTLTTNGSLLAKKARALKAAGLTRVSVSLDALDDATFRGMNDVDFAVADVLAGIDAASSAGLGPVKVNMVVKKGMNDAEILPMARHFHGSGAILRFIEYMDVGASNGWKMDEVLPSAEIVRRISEVLPLEPVAPNYAGETAERWRYVDGGGEIGVISSVTQAFCSDCTRARLSTEGKLYTCLFASNGHDLRALLRGGFSDVQIAGAIGHLWQQRTDRYSELRASQGETAARRKIEMSYIGG, encoded by the coding sequence ATGACCGAAAAATTCATTCCCGTCGCCGACCTGCGGCATCGTGCCGCGCTACCGGTCGTCCCGGCGCAGCCACAGGCGCCGGTTGGCATGCTTGCCGATACGCGGAATCGGCCGCTGCGGGATTTGCGCATTTCAGTGACTGACCGCTGCAATTTCCGCTGCGTCTATTGCATGCCGAAACAGGTATTCGACAAGGACTACCAGTATCTTCCCCATGCCGACTTGTTGAGTTTCGAGGAAATCGCCCGTGTCGCCAGGCTGTTCGTCGCACATGGCGTCGACAAGTTGCGCCTGACCGGCGGCGAACCCCTGCTGCGCAAGAACCTTGAAAAATTGATCGCGATGCTGGCCGAGCTGAAAACGCCGGATGGGCGTGCACTCGACCTGACCCTGACAACCAATGGCTCGCTTCTGGCAAAAAAGGCCCGCGCCCTGAAAGCTGCCGGCCTGACGCGCGTTTCCGTATCGCTGGACGCGCTCGATGACGCGACATTCCGCGGCATGAACGACGTCGATTTTGCCGTGGCCGATGTCCTTGCCGGGATCGACGCTGCGAGCAGTGCAGGACTCGGGCCGGTGAAGGTCAACATGGTCGTCAAGAAAGGCATGAACGATGCCGAAATCCTGCCGATGGCGCGCCACTTCCATGGCAGCGGCGCCATCCTGCGCTTCATCGAATACATGGATGTCGGTGCCAGCAATGGCTGGAAAATGGATGAGGTGCTGCCTTCCGCAGAAATCGTCCGGCGTATCAGCGAAGTCCTGCCCCTGGAACCGGTCGCGCCCAACTATGCCGGCGAAACAGCTGAGCGCTGGCGCTATGTCGATGGCGGCGGCGAGATCGGCGTCATTTCTAGTGTCACGCAGGCGTTTTGCAGCGACTGCACGCGCGCACGCCTGTCCACGGAAGGCAAACTGTACACATGCCTGTTCGCCAGCAACGGCCACGACCTGCGAGCGTTGCTGCGTGGCGGTTTTAGCGATGTGCAAATTGCCGGCGCCATCGGCCATCTGTGGCAGCAGCGTACCGACCGTTACTCCGAACTTCGCGCCAGCCAAGGCGAGACGGCGGCGCGGCGCAAGATCGAGATGTCGTATATCGGCGGCTGA
- a CDS encoding helix-turn-helix domain-containing protein — MSSIPPVEAEPRFASLDRFCSVGRTVEILSDAWSFLVLRECFFGARRFEAFQSVLKLPRNTLVKRLHKLTELGLLRKVSYSASASRFEYRLTEQGRDLYPIMLALLKFGNTWLSEGQPLPLELIHKGCGKTCSPVVACSDCNQPVDPHDVQYRNGPGAGSQPHATERTRSRRASDPDILERVRPCLVARSLKIIGDRWSFLLIREMFFGVRRFDEFQANLGIASNILTDRLQRLTEHGIIEKRQYQARPDRYEYRFTEKGRDLYGSMIVMMRWGDKWLSRGKPPLVLRHRQCQQDFFARVVCSECGEELDPRHVEYALHYTLADLAQ, encoded by the coding sequence ATGAGTTCGATACCGCCGGTCGAGGCCGAGCCGCGCTTCGCCTCGCTGGACCGGTTCTGCTCGGTCGGCCGTACGGTCGAGATTCTGTCCGACGCCTGGAGTTTCCTGGTGCTGCGCGAATGCTTTTTCGGGGCGCGTCGTTTCGAGGCATTCCAGAGCGTCCTCAAGTTGCCACGAAATACCCTCGTCAAGCGTTTACATAAACTGACCGAACTGGGCTTGCTGCGCAAAGTATCCTATTCGGCCTCGGCTTCGCGCTTCGAGTACCGCCTGACCGAGCAGGGGCGCGATCTTTACCCGATCATGTTGGCGTTATTGAAGTTTGGTAATACCTGGCTGAGCGAAGGACAGCCTTTGCCGCTAGAGCTGATCCACAAGGGCTGCGGTAAAACCTGTTCGCCGGTGGTCGCCTGCTCGGATTGCAATCAGCCAGTCGATCCTCACGATGTCCAGTATCGCAATGGACCGGGTGCCGGCAGCCAGCCGCACGCAACAGAACGCACACGCTCGCGCCGCGCCTCCGATCCAGATATTTTGGAGCGGGTGCGGCCCTGCCTGGTGGCCCGGTCATTGAAGATCATCGGCGACCGCTGGAGCTTTCTTTTGATCCGGGAAATGTTTTTCGGCGTGCGCCGGTTTGACGAATTTCAGGCAAACCTCGGCATCGCCAGCAATATCCTGACGGACCGCCTGCAACGCCTGACGGAACACGGCATCATCGAAAAACGCCAGTATCAGGCGCGTCCTGACCGTTACGAGTATCGTTTTACTGAAAAGGGACGCGACCTTTACGGTTCGATGATCGTGATGATGCGTTGGGGCGACAAGTGGCTTTCCCGTGGCAAGCCGCCTCTCGTGCTGCGGCACCGTCAATGCCAGCAAGATTTTTTTGCGCGCGTGGTGTGCAGCGAATGTGGCGAAGAGCTCGATCCGCGTCACGTCGAATATGCCTTGCATTACACCCTGGCTGATCTCGCGCAGTAG